One Tomitella gaofuii DNA segment encodes these proteins:
- a CDS encoding C40 family peptidase, whose amino-acid sequence MKSATPAPLRRRTPRHRAPRKPVVVPALRRAAIGAAVTAVAVTAPATAALAAPSSSLGSESLGSGSAGSSGSTGSLGSLGSAGSTGSIGERAGALPIPSPRGLVALGAAMTQVGKPYEWGAEGPNSYDCSGLVWWAYRQLGIDIGRTTFDQIHDGVPVPLNNIQPGDLIIFRENNTHIGIYAGFGQVWNAYDYGVPIGLTPLADEPPIHIVRRIY is encoded by the coding sequence GTGAAATCTGCGACCCCCGCGCCCCTCCGCCGCCGCACGCCCCGGCACCGCGCGCCCCGCAAGCCCGTCGTCGTCCCCGCCCTCCGCCGTGCCGCCATCGGCGCGGCGGTGACGGCCGTCGCCGTCACCGCCCCGGCCACCGCGGCCCTCGCCGCGCCCTCGTCCAGCCTCGGGTCGGAAAGCCTCGGGTCGGGCAGCGCCGGGTCGTCCGGCAGCACCGGGTCGCTGGGGTCGCTCGGCTCGGCCGGATCCACCGGCAGCATCGGGGAGCGTGCGGGCGCGCTGCCCATCCCCAGCCCCCGCGGACTCGTCGCGCTCGGCGCCGCCATGACGCAGGTGGGCAAACCCTACGAGTGGGGCGCCGAGGGCCCGAACAGCTACGACTGCTCCGGCCTGGTGTGGTGGGCCTACCGGCAGCTGGGCATCGACATCGGGCGCACCACGTTCGACCAGATCCACGACGGCGTCCCTGTTCCGCTGAACAATATCCAGCCGGGCGACCTCATCATCTTCCGCGAGAACAACACGCACATCGGCATCTACGCGGGCTTCGGTCAGGTGTGGAACGCCTACGACTACGGCGTGCCCATCGGGCTCACCCCGCTCGCCGACGAGCCGCCGATCCACATCGTGCGCCGGATCTACTGA
- a CDS encoding TetR/AcrR family transcriptional regulator: MTGNCDSEGETMGGSGPSRRRGAELERAILDAAWDQLVAEGYGRFTIEAVAARARTSKPVLYRRWRTREELFRATIRHRGAVHVPSVPDTGGVRGDLLAVLRGANSGRSNVTALLSVLVTSSFEDIGMSPSELRAELIGDRATSVDVILDRARERGEVDAAKLTPRIADLPFALLRHEYFMTFRPVPEEVLAEIVDEIFLPLVVPGAAQ, encoded by the coding sequence GTGACGGGCAACTGCGACAGTGAGGGGGAGACGATGGGCGGCAGCGGTCCGTCGCGGCGGCGCGGCGCCGAGCTCGAGCGCGCGATCCTCGACGCGGCGTGGGACCAGCTCGTGGCCGAAGGTTACGGCAGGTTCACCATCGAGGCCGTCGCGGCGCGGGCACGCACCAGCAAGCCGGTGCTCTACCGGCGGTGGCGGACCCGCGAGGAGCTCTTCCGTGCGACGATCCGGCACCGCGGCGCGGTGCACGTGCCGTCGGTGCCGGACACCGGCGGCGTCCGTGGCGATCTTCTCGCCGTGCTGCGCGGCGCGAACTCCGGCCGCAGCAATGTCACCGCTTTACTGTCGGTGCTGGTCACCAGCAGTTTCGAGGACATCGGGATGTCGCCTTCCGAGCTCCGGGCGGAGCTGATCGGAGACCGGGCGACGTCGGTGGACGTCATCCTGGACCGGGCGCGGGAGCGCGGGGAGGTCGACGCCGCGAAGCTGACGCCGCGCATCGCCGACCTGCCCTTCGCGCTGCTCCGCCACGAGTACTTCATGACGTTCCGGCCGGTGCCGGAGGAGGTGCTCGCGGAGATCGTCGACGAGATCTTCCTTCCCCTGGTCGTGCCGGGCGCGGCTCAGTAG